Proteins from a genomic interval of Massilia sp. KIM:
- a CDS encoding ANTAR domain-containing response regulator, with amino-acid sequence MLKALIVDASAVSRGLLNTVLTDGGYNVVGQTHTSSAAYLLALKHQPHFICIAREQVEDGNQVVEQLRAELPKTLIFIVSGTLDAQAVQEALARGVHGFIVKPFKADTVLKTIRNTVIAWVKKQQGQGGAQES; translated from the coding sequence ATGCTGAAGGCTTTGATCGTGGATGCGAGCGCGGTGTCGCGCGGACTGCTCAACACCGTGCTGACCGACGGCGGCTACAACGTGGTCGGCCAGACCCACACCAGCAGCGCGGCCTACCTGCTCGCGCTCAAGCACCAGCCGCACTTCATCTGCATCGCGCGCGAGCAGGTCGAGGACGGCAACCAGGTGGTGGAGCAGCTGCGCGCCGAGCTGCCCAAGACCCTGATCTTCATCGTCTCGGGCACCCTCGACGCCCAGGCGGTGCAGGAGGCGCTGGCGCGCGGGGTGCATGGCTTCATCGTCAAGCCGTTCAAGGCCGACACCGTGCTCAAGACCATCCGCAACACGGTGATCGCCTGGGTCAAGAAGCAGCAGGGGCAGGGCGGGGCCCAGGAGTCCTAG
- a CDS encoding GAF domain-containing protein yields the protein MRAHPDNDPILTTREAARLLGVAVSTAQLWMESGALPTWKTPGGHRRVRMSAVLHLLQERGVEPPAPTPQRPRAAVDADGEFLPDPAPGYPVPDNEAERLAALAASGLVDSPAEEVFDRLTWLATQVTECPMALLTLLSSRRQWFKSRVGVALPETPREWAFCSHAIVQEPGPFVVEDAADDARFRDNPLVTGEPHIRFYAGYTLLDANGLPFGTLCVLDREARRLRERELRALRELAAIAADEIRRRA from the coding sequence ATGCGCGCCCATCCCGACAACGATCCGATCCTGACCACCCGCGAGGCGGCGCGCCTGCTCGGGGTGGCGGTCAGCACCGCCCAGCTGTGGATGGAGAGCGGCGCCCTGCCGACCTGGAAGACGCCCGGCGGCCACCGGCGCGTGCGCATGAGCGCCGTGCTGCACCTGCTGCAGGAACGCGGGGTGGAGCCGCCCGCGCCGACGCCGCAGCGCCCGCGCGCGGCGGTCGACGCCGACGGCGAATTCCTGCCCGATCCCGCGCCCGGCTATCCGGTGCCGGACAACGAAGCCGAGCGCCTGGCCGCGCTGGCGGCCAGCGGGCTGGTGGACAGCCCGGCGGAGGAAGTGTTCGACCGCCTGACCTGGCTGGCGACCCAGGTCACGGAATGCCCGATGGCCCTGCTCACGCTGCTGTCCTCGCGCCGCCAGTGGTTCAAGTCGCGCGTCGGCGTGGCCCTGCCTGAGACGCCGCGCGAGTGGGCCTTCTGCAGCCATGCGATCGTGCAGGAGCCGGGGCCCTTCGTGGTGGAGGATGCGGCGGACGACGCGCGTTTCCGCGACAACCCGCTGGTGACCGGGGAGCCGCACATCCGCTTCTATGCGGGGTACACGCTGCTGGATGCGAACGGGCTGCCGTTCGGGACGCTGTGCGTGCTGGACCGCGAGGCGCGCCGGCTGCGCGAGCGCGAACTGCGGGCCTTGCGCGAGCTGGCGGCGATCGCCGCGGACGAGATCAGGCGGCGCGCCTAA
- a CDS encoding EAL domain-containing protein, which yields MPSLHHPPRETARLEALRRLELLDTPPSESFDRITRMAAALFHLPVAAVSLTDSERQWFKSKVGVGHCEIPRLRAPCAAVADEGRMLVIPDLLEDAHFRDSTLAGQGVRFYAGAPLMTSDGYCLGALCVLGLAPRQASEAECAALQDLAAMVMAQIELQHALGRIDPTSGLPNRQQFISDVRDLRLAEEPGAQRLAALVSLASPEQLSEALRVMGAAYLDEIVREAQPQLRQLAGGAKLYQVGSTQFAFVAAQDAQLDDLCAHMLEWLATRQAAGQARFITTTTIGVAPFTVGFSKGLDVLRNMHSAAHDALGAERGVRVFSSEQDAVYRRRFWLVSEFGAALERPQQLRLVFQPKVGLGDGACASVEALLRWTHPEHGPVSPAEFMPVVEGTSLARATTAWVLEAALDQLAAWRAEGLRLQVAVNVSAVNLEEPDFCERILDGLAARGLDPASLALELTESALMRNPQAAHAALERLAGAGVQLAIDDFGTGYSSLAYLQSLPAKVVKIDQSFVRGIGHDGRKRALVETMIKLAHDLGHDVVAEGVETEDEARVLRAARCDQAQGFLYARPMEALALGGWLGERELAALAQPA from the coding sequence ATGCCTTCATTGCATCACCCGCCGCGCGAAACGGCGCGCCTCGAAGCCCTGCGCCGCCTGGAGCTGCTGGACACGCCGCCGAGCGAATCCTTCGACCGCATCACGCGCATGGCCGCGGCCCTGTTCCACCTGCCGGTGGCCGCGGTGTCGCTGACCGACAGCGAGCGCCAGTGGTTCAAGTCCAAGGTCGGGGTCGGGCACTGCGAGATTCCGCGCTTGCGCGCTCCCTGCGCGGCGGTGGCGGACGAGGGCAGGATGCTGGTGATTCCCGACCTGCTCGAGGACGCGCATTTCCGCGACAGCACCCTGGCCGGACAGGGCGTGCGCTTCTACGCGGGCGCGCCCCTGATGACCAGCGATGGCTACTGCCTGGGCGCGCTGTGCGTGCTCGGCCTCGCGCCGCGCCAGGCCAGCGAGGCCGAGTGCGCCGCGCTGCAGGACCTGGCGGCGATGGTCATGGCCCAGATCGAGCTGCAGCACGCGCTGGGACGGATCGATCCCACCAGCGGCCTGCCCAACCGCCAGCAGTTCATCAGCGACGTGCGCGACCTGCGCCTGGCCGAGGAGCCCGGCGCGCAGCGCCTGGCGGCCCTGGTCAGCCTGGCCAGTCCCGAGCAGTTGAGCGAGGCGCTGCGCGTGATGGGCGCGGCCTATCTCGACGAGATCGTGCGCGAGGCCCAGCCACAGCTGCGCCAGCTGGCCGGCGGCGCCAAGCTGTACCAGGTAGGCAGCACGCAATTCGCTTTCGTCGCCGCGCAGGACGCGCAGCTCGACGACTTGTGCGCGCACATGCTCGAGTGGCTCGCCACGCGCCAAGCGGCCGGCCAGGCGCGCTTCATCACCACCACCACGATCGGCGTGGCGCCCTTCACGGTCGGCTTCAGCAAAGGCCTGGACGTGCTGCGCAACATGCATAGCGCCGCCCACGACGCCCTGGGCGCCGAACGCGGCGTGCGCGTGTTCTCGTCGGAGCAGGACGCGGTCTACCGGCGCCGCTTCTGGCTGGTGAGCGAATTCGGGGCCGCGCTCGAGCGCCCGCAGCAGCTGCGCCTGGTGTTCCAGCCCAAGGTCGGCCTTGGCGACGGCGCCTGCGCCTCGGTCGAGGCCCTGCTGCGCTGGACCCACCCGGAGCACGGCCCGGTGTCCCCGGCCGAGTTCATGCCGGTGGTCGAGGGGACCTCGCTGGCGCGCGCCACCACCGCCTGGGTGCTGGAGGCGGCGCTGGACCAGCTCGCCGCCTGGCGCGCCGAGGGCCTGCGCCTGCAGGTCGCGGTCAACGTCTCGGCGGTCAACCTGGAGGAGCCGGATTTCTGCGAGCGCATCCTGGATGGCCTGGCGGCGCGCGGCCTGGACCCGGCCAGCCTGGCGCTGGAACTGACCGAGAGCGCACTGATGCGCAATCCCCAGGCCGCCCACGCGGCGCTGGAGCGCCTGGCGGGCGCCGGCGTGCAGCTCGCGATCGACGATTTCGGCACCGGCTACAGCAGCCTGGCCTACCTGCAAAGCCTGCCGGCCAAGGTGGTCAAGATCGACCAGTCCTTCGTGCGCGGCATCGGCCACGATGGACGCAAGCGCGCCCTGGTGGAAACCATGATCAAGCTGGCCCACGACCTCGGGCACGACGTGGTGGCCGAGGGCGTGGAAACCGAGGACGAAGCCCGGGTGCTGCGCGCCGCCCGTTGCGACCAGGCCCAGGGCTTCCTGTATGCGCGGCCGATGGAGGCCCTGGCTCTCGGAGGCTGGCTGGGGGAGCGCGAGCTGGCCGCGCTCGCGCAGCCGGCGTGA
- a CDS encoding PEP-CTERM sorting domain-containing protein encodes MPRILRTVLLPILLCASAISAHATQIAVFGSPANGLKNFNDTVAAANGSATHDKWENLSGGYSFDRGNYTVTRNNGGYLAPETYGDLSGQVVSIDPVDDGDGGKGSGVTLSFKSAVNAIGFEVGDWGTCCLPSALYISFDGGQAIRVGLSEQPGDVEFDGKDEVFVGAFDDAGSFTTVQFWGDGFGEYLLFGGTVHYALIDEGSLEVPEPASMALVGLGLAAAGLARRRKAVKG; translated from the coding sequence ATGCCACGCATCCTGCGTACCGTCCTGCTGCCCATCCTGCTGTGCGCCAGCGCCATCTCGGCCCACGCCACCCAGATCGCCGTGTTCGGCTCCCCGGCCAACGGCCTGAAGAACTTCAACGACACGGTCGCCGCCGCCAACGGCAGCGCTACCCATGACAAGTGGGAGAACCTGTCCGGCGGCTACAGCTTCGACCGCGGCAACTACACCGTCACCCGCAACAATGGCGGCTACCTGGCGCCGGAGACCTACGGCGACCTGTCGGGCCAGGTGGTCAGCATCGATCCCGTGGACGATGGCGACGGCGGCAAGGGCAGCGGCGTGACCCTGAGCTTCAAGTCGGCGGTCAACGCGATCGGTTTCGAGGTCGGCGACTGGGGCACCTGCTGCCTCCCGTCGGCCCTCTACATCTCCTTCGACGGCGGCCAGGCAATCCGCGTCGGCCTGTCCGAGCAGCCAGGCGATGTCGAGTTCGACGGCAAGGACGAAGTCTTCGTGGGCGCCTTCGACGACGCCGGCTCCTTCACCACCGTGCAGTTCTGGGGCGACGGCTTCGGCGAATACCTGCTGTTCGGCGGCACCGTGCACTACGCGCTGATCGACGAGGGCAGCCTCGAGGTGCCGGAACCGGCGTCGATGGCGCTGGTCGGCCTGGGCCTGGCCGCAGCCGGCCTGGCGCGCCGCCGCAAGGCCGTCAAAGGCTGA
- the mnmA gene encoding tRNA 2-thiouridine(34) synthase MnmA, translated as MSKKKVVIGMSGGVDSSVAAWMLKEQGYEVIGLFMKNWEDDDDSEYCSTRQDWIDAASVADVVGVDIEAVNFAAEYKDRVFAEFLREYQAGRTPNPDVLCNAEIKFKAFLDHAMKLGADLIATGHYARVRQNGERFELLKALDHTKDQSYFLHRLNQAQLSKSLFPLGEIAKTEVRKIAEKLKLPNAAKKDSTGICFIGERPFRDFLNRYLSYKPGPIRLDDGSVVGEHVGLSFYTLGQRKGIGIGGLKSRKNPDGTSEPWFVARKDIAENALYIVQGHDHPWLLSNRLEAGQASWIAGEAPDARPLSAKTRYRQADVACTVSPQGLERFALDFLDPQWAVTPGQSAVLYDGDVCLGGGIIDARSAA; from the coding sequence ATGAGCAAGAAAAAAGTCGTGATCGGGATGTCGGGCGGCGTCGACTCCTCGGTCGCGGCCTGGATGCTGAAGGAACAGGGTTACGAGGTGATCGGCCTGTTCATGAAGAACTGGGAAGACGACGACGATTCCGAATACTGCTCCACCCGCCAGGACTGGATCGACGCGGCCAGCGTGGCCGACGTGGTCGGGGTGGACATCGAGGCGGTCAACTTCGCCGCCGAATACAAGGACCGCGTGTTCGCGGAATTCCTGCGCGAGTACCAGGCGGGCCGCACCCCCAACCCGGACGTGCTGTGCAACGCCGAGATCAAGTTCAAGGCCTTCCTCGACCACGCGATGAAGCTGGGCGCGGACCTGATCGCGACCGGCCACTACGCGCGCGTGCGCCAGAACGGCGAGCGCTTCGAGCTGCTCAAGGCCCTCGACCACACCAAGGACCAGAGCTACTTCCTGCACCGCCTGAACCAGGCGCAGCTCTCGAAGTCGCTGTTCCCGCTGGGCGAGATCGCCAAGACCGAGGTGCGCAAGATCGCCGAGAAGCTCAAGCTGCCCAACGCCGCCAAGAAGGACTCGACCGGCATCTGCTTCATCGGCGAGCGCCCTTTCCGCGACTTCCTGAACCGCTACCTGTCCTATAAGCCGGGTCCGATCAGGCTGGACGACGGCAGCGTGGTCGGCGAGCACGTCGGCCTGTCCTTCTACACCCTGGGCCAGCGCAAGGGCATCGGCATCGGCGGCCTGAAGTCGCGCAAGAACCCGGACGGCACCAGCGAACCCTGGTTCGTGGCGCGCAAGGACATCGCCGAGAACGCCCTCTACATCGTGCAGGGCCACGACCATCCGTGGCTGCTCTCGAACCGCCTCGAGGCCGGCCAGGCCAGCTGGATCGCGGGCGAGGCGCCGGATGCGCGACCGCTCTCGGCCAAGACCCGCTACCGCCAGGCCGACGTGGCCTGCACGGTCAGCCCGCAGGGGCTGGAGCGCTTCGCGCTCGACTTCCTCGACCCGCAGTGGGCGGTCACCCCGGGCCAGTCGGCCGTGCTGTACGACGGCGACGTCTGCCTCGGCGGCGGCATCATCGACGCCAGGTCGGCGGCCTGA
- a CDS encoding NUDIX hydrolase: MTDIFKPSVTVAAIIERDGRFLLIEEETSEGIKLNQPAGHLDPHESLEQAVVREALEETAHEFIPRALVGMYMSRYHSKSRGVDVTYLRFTFCGEAGRKLEQPLDEGILRTLWMTRDEIAATVDRHRSPIVLQCVDDYLAGHRTPLHLLYTHPSVFEGGI; the protein is encoded by the coding sequence ATGACCGATATCTTCAAACCATCAGTTACCGTGGCCGCGATCATCGAACGCGATGGCCGTTTCCTGCTGATCGAGGAGGAGACCAGCGAAGGCATCAAGCTGAACCAGCCGGCCGGCCACCTCGACCCGCACGAATCGCTCGAGCAGGCCGTGGTGCGCGAGGCGCTGGAGGAAACCGCGCACGAATTCATTCCGCGCGCGCTGGTGGGCATGTACATGTCGCGCTACCACTCGAAGTCGCGCGGCGTCGACGTCACCTACCTGCGCTTCACCTTCTGCGGCGAGGCCGGGCGCAAGCTCGAACAGCCGCTGGACGAGGGCATCCTGCGCACCCTGTGGATGACGCGCGACGAGATCGCCGCCACCGTCGATCGCCACCGCAGTCCGATCGTGCTGCAGTGCGTGGACGACTACCTGGCCGGCCATCGCACCCCGCTGCACCTGCTGTACACCCACCCTTCGGTGTTCGAAGGCGGGATCTGA
- a CDS encoding Re/Si-specific NAD(P)(+) transhydrogenase subunit alpha — MRIGIPAETRPGETRVAATPETVKKLAGKHQVLVQSGAGVQASIPDAAFEAAGAAIVDAPTALGAELVLKVRSPDAAERAQMQRGAVLVGMLNPFDADNLAALASAGLVAFALEAAPRITRAQSMDVLSSQANIAGYKAVMLAANTYQRFMPMLMTAAGTVKAARVLIMGVGVAGLQAIATAKRLGAVIEASDVRPPVKEQVESLGAKFIDVPFLTDEEREIAKGEGGYARPMPPDWMRRQAELVHERAKLADIVITTALIPGRKAPVLIAEDTVRAMKPGSVIVDMAIEQGGNCPLTELGKTVVKHGVHIIGEPNLAALVAADASALYARNVLDFLKLVIDKDDKFHIDMEDEIVRATLMCANGELLRK; from the coding sequence ATGAGGATAGGCATACCGGCCGAGACCAGGCCGGGCGAGACCCGCGTCGCAGCGACCCCCGAAACCGTCAAGAAGCTGGCAGGCAAGCACCAGGTGCTGGTGCAGTCCGGCGCCGGCGTCCAGGCTTCCATCCCGGACGCGGCCTTCGAAGCCGCCGGCGCCGCCATTGTCGATGCGCCCACCGCCCTGGGCGCCGAACTGGTGCTCAAGGTGCGCAGTCCGGACGCCGCCGAGCGCGCCCAGATGCAGCGGGGCGCGGTGCTGGTCGGCATGCTCAATCCCTTCGACGCCGACAACCTGGCGGCCCTGGCCAGCGCCGGCCTGGTCGCCTTCGCGCTGGAGGCGGCGCCGCGCATCACCCGCGCCCAGTCGATGGACGTGCTCTCGTCCCAGGCCAACATCGCCGGCTACAAGGCGGTGATGCTGGCCGCTAATACCTACCAGCGCTTCATGCCGATGCTGATGACCGCGGCCGGCACCGTCAAGGCGGCGCGCGTGCTGATCATGGGCGTGGGCGTGGCCGGCCTGCAGGCGATCGCCACCGCCAAGCGCCTGGGAGCGGTGATCGAAGCTTCGGACGTGCGTCCGCCGGTCAAGGAACAGGTCGAGTCGCTGGGCGCCAAGTTCATCGACGTGCCTTTCCTTACCGACGAGGAGCGCGAGATCGCCAAGGGCGAGGGCGGCTACGCGCGCCCGATGCCACCCGACTGGATGCGACGCCAGGCCGAGCTGGTGCACGAGCGCGCCAAGCTGGCCGACATCGTCATCACCACCGCCCTGATCCCGGGACGCAAGGCCCCGGTGCTGATCGCCGAGGACACGGTGCGCGCCATGAAGCCCGGCTCGGTGATCGTCGACATGGCGATCGAGCAGGGCGGCAACTGCCCGCTCACGGAACTCGGCAAGACCGTGGTCAAGCACGGCGTGCACATCATCGGCGAGCCGAACCTGGCGGCCCTGGTCGCGGCCGACGCCTCGGCCCTGTACGCGCGCAACGTGCTGGACTTCCTCAAGCTCGTGATCGACAAGGACGACAAGTTCCACATCGACATGGAAGACGAGATCGTGCGCGCCACCCTGATGTGCGCGAACGGCGAGCTGCTGCGTAAATAA
- a CDS encoding NAD(P) transhydrogenase subunit alpha, translating into MDISHTIINLIIFVLAIYVGYHVVWTVTPALHTPLMAVTNAVSAIIIVGAMLAAGLTEGLTGQVAGTLAVALAAVNVFGGFLVTQRMLEMFKKKDKGEKKGEQA; encoded by the coding sequence ATGGACATCAGCCACACCATCATCAACCTGATCATCTTCGTGCTGGCCATCTACGTCGGCTACCACGTGGTCTGGACCGTCACGCCGGCCCTGCACACGCCGCTGATGGCGGTCACCAACGCCGTCTCGGCCATCATCATCGTCGGCGCCATGCTGGCCGCCGGCCTCACCGAAGGACTGACCGGCCAGGTGGCCGGCACCCTCGCCGTGGCCCTGGCGGCCGTGAACGTGTTCGGCGGCTTCCTGGTCACCCAGCGCATGCTGGAGATGTTCAAGAAGAAGGACAAGGGCGAGAAGAAGGGGGAGCAGGCATGA
- a CDS encoding NAD(P)(+) transhydrogenase (Re/Si-specific) subunit beta — MNFISMNVVTLLYLVASVCFIQALKGLSSPSSARMGNAFGMTGMAIAVLTTVALIFKLQAELQTGHGMGFPLVLLGVVVGGAIGAYAAKKVEMTKMPELVAAMHSLIGLAAVCIAIAAVSEPWAFNIATRETALPFGNRLELFIGTFVGAVTFSGSVIAFGKLSGKYKFRLFQGAPVRFAGQHLLNLALAIAIIALGLVFCFAEGVAPAWNPFILMALLSFILGVLIIIPIGGADMPVVVSMLNSYSGWAAAGIGFSLNNSMLIIAGSLVGSSGAILSYIMCKAMNRSFFNVILGGFGGEAETGGGEAKEQRPVKSGSAEDAAFILQNAESVIIVPGYGLAVARAQHSVKELADKLTEHGVQVRYAIHPVAGRMPGHMNVLLAEAEVPYDQVAEMEDINGEFGQTDVVLVLGANDVVNPAAKDPKSPIAGMPILEAYKAKSIIVNKRSMASGYAGLDNDLFYQPNTMMVFGDAKKVIESMVKAVE, encoded by the coding sequence ATGAACTTCATCAGCATGAACGTCGTCACCCTGCTCTACCTGGTCGCCTCGGTGTGCTTCATCCAGGCCCTCAAGGGCCTGTCCTCGCCGTCCTCGGCGCGCATGGGCAACGCCTTCGGCATGACCGGCATGGCGATCGCCGTGCTGACCACGGTGGCCCTCATCTTCAAGCTCCAGGCCGAGCTGCAGACCGGCCACGGCATGGGCTTCCCGCTGGTGCTGCTGGGCGTGGTGGTGGGCGGCGCGATCGGCGCCTACGCCGCCAAGAAGGTCGAGATGACCAAGATGCCGGAACTGGTCGCCGCCATGCACTCGCTGATCGGCCTGGCCGCGGTGTGCATCGCGATCGCCGCGGTGTCCGAGCCCTGGGCCTTCAACATCGCCACCCGCGAGACCGCGCTGCCCTTCGGCAACCGGCTCGAGCTCTTCATCGGCACCTTCGTGGGCGCGGTCACCTTCTCGGGCTCGGTGATCGCCTTCGGCAAGCTGTCGGGCAAGTACAAGTTCCGCCTGTTCCAGGGCGCGCCGGTGCGCTTCGCCGGGCAGCACCTGCTCAACCTGGCGCTGGCGATCGCCATCATCGCGCTGGGCCTGGTGTTCTGCTTCGCCGAGGGCGTGGCGCCGGCCTGGAATCCCTTCATCCTGATGGCGCTGCTGTCCTTCATCCTGGGCGTCCTGATCATCATCCCGATCGGCGGCGCCGACATGCCGGTGGTGGTGTCGATGCTGAACTCGTATTCGGGTTGGGCGGCGGCCGGCATCGGCTTCTCGCTCAACAACTCGATGCTGATCATCGCCGGCTCGCTGGTGGGCTCGAGCGGCGCGATCCTGTCTTACATCATGTGCAAGGCGATGAACCGCTCCTTCTTCAACGTGATCCTGGGCGGCTTCGGCGGCGAGGCGGAGACGGGCGGCGGCGAAGCCAAGGAGCAGCGTCCGGTGAAATCGGGATCGGCGGAGGACGCGGCCTTCATCCTGCAGAACGCCGAGTCGGTGATCATCGTCCCGGGCTACGGCCTGGCGGTGGCGCGCGCCCAGCATTCGGTGAAGGAGCTGGCCGACAAGCTGACCGAGCACGGCGTCCAGGTGCGCTACGCGATCCACCCGGTGGCGGGGCGCATGCCTGGCCACATGAACGTGCTGCTGGCCGAGGCCGAGGTGCCCTACGACCAGGTGGCCGAGATGGAAGACATCAACGGCGAGTTTGGCCAGACCGACGTGGTGCTGGTGCTGGGCGCGAACGACGTGGTGAACCCGGCGGCCAAGGATCCGAAGTCGCCGATCGCCGGCATGCCCATCCTCGAGGCCTACAAGGCCAAGAGCATCATCGTCAACAAGCGCTCGATGGCTTCCGGCTACGCGGGCCTGGACAACGACCTGTTCTACCAGCCCAACACGATGATGGTCTTCGGCGACGCCAAGAAGGTGATCGAATCGATGGTCAAAGCCGTGGAATGA
- a CDS encoding UbiH/UbiF/VisC/COQ6 family ubiquinone biosynthesis hydroxylase, translated as MNQEALDFDVAVCGAGPVGLALAAFLVRRGLPGPRIVLIDGKALGQAISDPRSIALSWGSVQLLEEVRAWPLPATPIHEIHVSRRGQLGRSLMDRGEHGLPALGYVTRYGQVVDALARACERDGVAVLRPARVESFDEGAEGVNLRLDDGREVRAQVAVQAEGGVFGQQEDKAQRRDYAQTAIIARVTASQPLPHRAFERFTDEGPLALLPQDDGDGHQYALVWCMRPERANAVLALGDEQFLHALGEAFGLRLGRFTAASGRVAFPLGLNAEARASTRTVAIGNAAQTLHPVAGQGLNLGLRDAAVLARALGRGAKPSAIQAFMDERARDRRLTIGLTDAMARAFVGAGPLQPLLGLGLGALDIVKPARMLLAELMMFGRR; from the coding sequence ATGAACCAGGAAGCGCTCGACTTCGACGTGGCCGTGTGCGGCGCCGGCCCGGTGGGCCTGGCGCTGGCGGCCTTCCTGGTGCGGCGCGGCTTGCCGGGCCCGCGCATCGTCCTGATCGACGGCAAGGCCCTGGGCCAGGCGATCTCGGACCCGCGTTCGATCGCCCTGTCCTGGGGCAGCGTGCAGTTGCTGGAGGAAGTGCGCGCCTGGCCGCTGCCGGCCACGCCGATCCACGAGATCCACGTCTCGCGCCGCGGCCAGCTCGGGCGCAGCCTGATGGACCGCGGCGAGCACGGCCTGCCGGCGCTGGGCTACGTGACCCGTTACGGCCAGGTGGTCGACGCCCTGGCGCGCGCCTGCGAGCGCGATGGCGTGGCGGTGCTGCGTCCCGCGCGTGTGGAATCCTTCGACGAAGGGGCCGAGGGCGTCAACCTGCGCCTGGACGACGGCCGTGAAGTGAGGGCCCAGGTGGCGGTCCAGGCCGAGGGCGGCGTGTTCGGCCAGCAGGAAGACAAGGCGCAGCGCCGCGACTACGCGCAGACCGCCATCATCGCGCGCGTGACGGCCAGCCAGCCCCTGCCCCACCGCGCCTTCGAGCGCTTCACCGACGAAGGTCCGCTGGCCCTGCTTCCCCAGGACGACGGCGACGGCCACCAGTACGCGCTGGTCTGGTGCATGCGTCCCGAGCGCGCCAACGCCGTGCTGGCCCTGGGCGACGAGCAATTTTTGCATGCGCTGGGCGAGGCCTTCGGCCTGCGCCTGGGCCGCTTCACGGCCGCATCCGGCCGGGTCGCCTTCCCCCTGGGCCTGAACGCCGAGGCGCGCGCGAGCACGCGCACGGTCGCCATCGGCAATGCCGCCCAGACCCTGCATCCGGTGGCGGGCCAGGGCCTGAACCTGGGCTTGCGCGACGCCGCCGTCCTGGCGCGCGCGCTGGGCCGCGGCGCCAAGCCGAGCGCGATCCAGGCCTTCATGGACGAGCGCGCCCGCGACCGCCGGCTGACCATCGGCCTGACCGACGCGATGGCGCGCGCCTTCGTCGGCGCCGGCCCCCTGCAGCCCCTGCTGGGCCTGGGCCTGGGCGCCCTCGACATCGTCAAGCCGGCGCGCATGCTGCTCGCCGAACTCATGATGTTCGGCCGCCGCTAA
- the murU gene encoding N-acetylmuramate alpha-1-phosphate uridylyltransferase MurU codes for MKAMIFAAGRGERMRPLTDACPKPLLKVRGRPMITTHVLNLVRAGITEIVINHSFLGHMIEEELGDGSRFGARIQYSHEPTPLETAGGIANALHLLGDEPFLAVSGDIYAPYFDFSQALDALKDADALGKPYPHDQRDIAWLWLTPNPWHNPEGDFALDMYTLKNEGEVKWNFAGIGVYRPEMFDGIKPGDFVKFGPLMRKYIELGRVGGEIYEGPWVNVGTVRQLEELNAPLGAARAAP; via the coding sequence ATGAAAGCGATGATTTTCGCCGCCGGCCGCGGCGAGCGCATGCGGCCGCTCACCGACGCCTGTCCCAAGCCCCTGCTCAAGGTGCGCGGGCGCCCGATGATCACGACCCATGTGCTGAACCTGGTGCGCGCCGGGATCACCGAGATCGTGATCAACCACTCCTTCCTCGGCCACATGATCGAGGAAGAGCTGGGCGACGGCAGCCGCTTCGGCGCGCGCATCCAGTACTCGCACGAGCCGACCCCGCTCGAGACCGCGGGCGGGATCGCCAACGCCCTACACCTGCTGGGCGACGAGCCTTTCCTGGCGGTGTCGGGCGACATCTATGCGCCCTATTTCGACTTCTCGCAGGCGCTCGACGCGCTCAAGGACGCCGACGCGCTGGGCAAGCCCTACCCCCACGACCAGCGCGACATCGCCTGGCTCTGGCTCACCCCCAACCCCTGGCACAACCCGGAGGGCGACTTCGCCCTCGACATGTACACGCTGAAGAACGAGGGTGAGGTCAAGTGGAACTTCGCGGGCATCGGCGTCTACCGGCCCGAGATGTTCGACGGGATCAAGCCGGGCGACTTCGTCAAGTTCGGCCCCCTGATGCGCAAGTACATCGAACTCGGGCGCGTGGGCGGCGAGATCTACGAAGGCCCCTGGGTCAACGTCGGCACCGTGCGCCAGCTGGAAGAACTCAATGCGCCGCTGGGGGCGGCCAGGGCGGCGCCATGA